The genome window CTTTCCGAATGTTCTAGATTTCTTGGTGTTTTGTGGAGTATATAATAATTGTACAGGTACATTTGGTCAAGGGCGCTGTACCATATTTGATTCATTTCATTATGTCCATTTGTTTAGGTAATTGATTGTTTTCAGcagtttatttttataaggGTAGTGTTAACGGATATGCAAGGTGGTGGAAGCAATTTTATgtcaataaaatcaaatttttaactaattttataggGTGTGGAGCTAATAAagcaaactttttgaattttattttctatcatttcatcaatttataataattttttattaggtgAACCCCATAATAAAATTTCCTTAACAAAAACCTTATACTACCAGTtaacatttctctttttataacaaaaattaaaaaaaagtaaaggttaatagttttttttttccttctaaatattaaaatttaaattatttgaaataaaattaagataaaaagaGTTAGgatcatatttttatatagttagtatatcttataataaaatgcactttatttatatttaagtaGTTATATATAGATTCATCATTCAAGAATATCATGAACAAAGATAAATttactatcaattttttattatataaattttacaaatcgATATGTCATAATtcactcaaaataaatataatttaataaaataaagtaattatATTTTGCTCTCAATGTCCAAACAAAGCGACAATTTTAATACGGTGAGCAAAGTTTGTCATGATATGTGATTAGAGTATAATTAGGTTAAGCTAGGTGTTGTTTTAggtaaaaattgattttcagCCTTTATAAATGTCTGTCGGGGTATTTTCAGGTACTTTATGTACgaaatatgatataaaaaaaaaattatagtttttactttttagtaaCCTTTAGAGTATTAAAATGACCACCTCACACCCTTGGTACGATGGTCATTCtacaaatataagtgtttgtggagtgtggggggcaagggccggggttcaagtctccatgAATGAGTTTCACaaacatatacacttagattagactaaagtagaattctaacttgtatacaaaaataaaaatgtattaaaatgtatgacaaaaagctaaaaaataatatatatatatatatatatatttaaaaatatagataaaaaaataattaaaaaaaaaactgagacaaaaaatttaaaagctaaaagttaaaagtttttaCCAACTTAAACTTTAAATAAGATTAGTTTTATAAAATTCTTGCAACGACCTCCCAAAATTAAATTGCACATCGAATATGCCCccaattataaattcatataaatttattctttttatactaTGGCCagcctaaaataaaatttttggttgGGCTCTTTGTTTATGGATGATGTGTCAGCCTTTCAATAACATCTCTTTcttaaactctttttttcttttctttttttatttatttaaattctaatgAATAACATATCCTTCTTTAACAAGTAGCAGTAGTAAACAGGGGCATTGTTATGAAGACAGAGCCAAACGAAATACTTAACACAATGTGTGGTTTGTGTCTGCCAAACCAAATTGCCTAAGGTGGGAGGTAGATTCAGGGGCTTAAAGTCTATTACATTCATTGTTGTTGCATActaatttgtaataattttagtatttttctttcaaaatcgaACAATCTCTTAGCTTTCGCCTTAATATGTTAAAATATAAGATATTAGATATATTGTAGAtaagcaagaaacaaaaatcacgATTTTAGGGAGAACTAGTCGGGAATTTTCCTTCTTAGGGAGGAGCACCGCCTTGTTTAGAAGGCTTTGTTTAGGTGACAGATAGATGCATCTTATAGCTGAATCCTTCACTAGGAGAGTTGTCCAATAGCTTCATTCAGTCaccaaaatgagagagagagagttttagaCTTTTAGCACACTGACTGAACCCCACAACCAGCTACAAAGTAGGCAAACCATAGTAAACTATAGGTGTAGGGAACCATGCGAAATCTTGGAATGGAAGCAAGACTCACACGGAGACCAATTTCTGATTGTTAGCTAACAAAAATTTGGAAAGGGTGGGAAAGCCTTTATCCTGGCCATGGAAGCTTTAGGTGGAATGTGGCATCAATTGCTAATCAACAAAATGATCATGAAACAGAAAATACTGCCAAGTCAATCAAATGTCTCTACTGTTCAACAGCATATCCCTGTTCTGATTTTGAGCCATTAGATTTAGAAACCAATTTCGCACAAACATGAAGTGAAAAATTGCAGCAATAATTTCCAAAATGCAAATCTAATCATGACAAAAaccatatataaaattttccattcaaCATTAATGTTCACAAAATCCTCAAACCTCAAGTAAAAATATGACATTAGTACAATCAAGCCatatttacaaaatgaaaaatgaaacacTGACACTATACACGTGCCATAGATATACGCATACATCTGGGCACTGTATGTCTTCTTGTAACGAAATGTAGCAAAATATAACCCATAAATATTGCAATACTTGGGTGAAACGGACTGaaatgtgtcttttttttttttttttttttacgaagTTTAGCACCAGTTCCCATATAGCAGCATATTCCGaataaagaacacaaacaaaaatataccTATGAGTATTTTGACAACATACACCAAGGGCGGAGTAGATTCATGGCCTTTTTGAGATGTCTCTTGGAAAATGAGGGAACCCTTCCGATCACTGCCCGCTGACCTAACCTTTTTCGACTTAGGACTATTATTTGCATTGGTGCCTTGACCCAATTTCTGCTCTTTGTCAGATTCCGTAATGGATCTTTCTTTCTGGGGCAGATTGGTAGTAATACTGAGCCTTGAAGCATCTTTGGCCTGCAAAAAGAAATCCTATGGAGTCAAAACATAATATCATATACATCctgaatttttttcttccatttaaGACAATCTCAGTAGAGACAATAATCCATTCATGTTCTGCTGCAACTCAATTCTCTCACCTTCTGAAGGGATACTACTTTAAGACTGCTACTCTGCTGTTGGAATTCTCTAGGAGCAGCTCTCTGTACTTCAGAGTGGCAGACGCTTGGTTGATATTGAAGATCGAAGGCTCCTATGCTTGTAGGAGATCGTAGACCCTGTGATTGAGTGCTGCGCACGCGAGGGATATATGCAGCTGAGTCGACAGAAGAAGAATCAAGTCCCAAGAAATCATCAAGCACGacaccatttcttttttctttgtactGGCCACGGTTAGACGAGGATGCAGTTCCACTGTTAATCATATGTATTCGCTGGTGCTGtaacatataaaaatgaaaacgaAATTTAAATTTCCAAGCATCCTAAACAAGAAGGTCCAAAAAAGTTGTTCTGAAAGACTACACTGCAAGAAATGTGGCAAAGTATGGGTACTGACTGGTGCAAAATATACACAGAGCTCAAAATTTTCGTATCAATAGGAGAATATTACATAACATTGTAGTAATATGAGATTCATATTATTACAACGCTCCTAGTAATATTCTGCTATAGAGATTTGTGATTCACAAGCTATTAAAGATATATCCTTTAATAGCAGGTATTGGAGAATATATATTTACCGGTGCTTGGGTTGTGTCAGTGTCCGAATCACTGCTTAGTTCACCACCATCATAGTATATCGTTATTGGTGAATCTGGTGCCCTGGAATCATTGGATTGCCTGACTTCTTCTAAGGTATACTCATCCTGCTGGTTGAAAAGTGAATTGACAAACTGATCCTCTTCCTGTTCAGTATCATCAGACAGATATTTCATTACATCATAATCAAAGTCATCAGTAATTATGGGATCCAGATCTGGAGGTTCTTGCTGATTGTATTCTTCTAACTGCAATGAGGAAGCGATGTCATAATCCTGTCGCTGATGTTGATGGACTGATGCCAGGCCTGCATCTACCCGATTGAATTCGTAATTCTAAAATCATAAACAAGAAGGCATCAGTTCCAAAAATGCTTCCCCAAGGTTTACATGAAGAAGTTGATATTGGAAGTATGAAATAATTTCAGCATAAGTCAAGCTCCTTCTTACCTCTGGAATTGTATGCCCTGGCACCTGACCTTCAAAATCAGAAGCAGCATAGCTGCTTACATCAACATCATCACAGGGAGCCTCATTAGTCCTCACATCTGCTTTTTTAAATAAGCGGCAGAGGACAAAAGCTTTCTGCACAAGTTGGAGAATGAACTGATATCACTTGGTGGTAGTAAATAACAGAagtttcaggaaaaaaaaaacagtaccataaaaaattcaaacatcaATATCAGAAGCATATAAACTATACTCTTCTAATTGTGTCAATGACTGTCTAGGATGACATTAGGCATCAAGTACTAGAAATATACTTTATCTGTTTAAGAAAGACTAGTTTTCAGAGATAAAAACAAGTCACCAATTTCTTCTTGcaaacaataataatgaaacaAAGTAAGTTGGCGGCAATGAGAAAATCTTAGCAAGGAGGTGTTGAACTTCATAGTAATGCACAATAGTTATGCAAAAGCAAGTGTATGAATGTGATTAGCAAGTGCCTGATGTGAAAATACAACTTCACCAATTATTTTTCATAGATAGAGCAATCTTCTAGTTCTAGCTGCATACAGGTCCAGAGCATGCGATTCCACCAGTTTAACAAATTTGTCTTGCAATGCTTACTAATTTTTTCTTGGCTAAACAAACAAGTCTTAACTAAAACCAAGATTCTAATTTAGGCATAATTCATTAAATGCTTAAAGCACAATTCAAGGACACAATTACTCAAGGTTAAATCAGATTGCCTcaaccaaatttgaaaaaaaaaatggagactGAATGGATACTAGCAAAATATGAATGATATTCATAGGTACAATGACATTAATTGCAGCATAGTCCAAACACAATCAAACGTGTATAAAAGCAAGGAAGTGTATTCCTACCATAATCTTAATACAAATTCATAAATTCAACAGCATCAATCTTCATCCAAAGAGAGAGATGTATAGcaattagtgaaaaaaaattggataaggGCATAAAATGAAGATTAACCTGGTGAGGAGGAAAGGTAGCTGGCTGATACTCATGTATAACCCAAGAGGTCCTGCGCCCATTTGGAACACGACCTTCATGGAACACCaaagtcttctttgtaccaatCACATTGTTGGTTCCTTTAACCCTGATATTCCTATCCCTCCCGGTGGATTTCCAGTAGCCTCTCTTGGTCGCCCTGTTCGCACGGGATCGGTTGATTTCCCGGGCACAAAAGAAGAACCATTCATGGTCCTCTGTCTCGATCATTGATAACCCTGCACAAGAGACAAGACCTTTAATTCAATacaaaatctcaaactttgaTGAAACACATTAAGACCAATTCTTACTTGAAAATTGAATAACTAAGACCATTGAGAGCTTAGCAAGAACAGAGTGGATTGCAACAAGTAAAAAAGATTAATTTTTGGCACTTGGGTCAGTAAGATAAGTGAGTACCAGGTAAATCCCAAGGCTCGTATTTGCAGATATTAACTTCACCGATGGCTCGGACTTCGTATTCCTTGTCGCCTTGCATTTTGAACCTCAGATAGTGGTTGACCAATTCTTCATCGGTTGGGTGGAATCTATATCCCACCGGTACCTCTAATCTTCCAGAAGATGTCATGCTTGTTATCTCTCGTAAACTTCAACTTTCGTTAAAGCAGAGAAACTATAAATAACGAAACAAAGAACCCCAACAACAACAGTAAGCAAAAGATAGTAACAAGTACTAAAGAGCTATGTGTTATGTCTGGTTTGAACTGGAAAATTTGATATTAGAAGAAGCAGGAGTGAGCAGAGAAGCCAGTGTGTTTTGAGAGTAATGAAATAATTAGAGGGAGGGCCATTGACTTGACTTGAGCGTAAGTCTTCAGCTTAGTTTAGAAGCTATCACCAAACTCTGAGTCTGACAAAGATTGAGACAGTTTTGGATTGGTCTATGACACGTTGACACGCAGTGCTCCTGTACTGTGCGGTTGTGGATCCCATTTCTATTTTCTTAGCCGTGTCTTACTTCTCCATTGTCCTTCCGTACATACCGCGTATGGAATCTGGACTTGCCTTTCCAAATGTTCTAGATTTCTTGGTGTCTTGTGGAGTATAAAATAATTGTACTGGTACATTTGGTCAAGGGTGCTGAACTATATTTGGTTCATTTTATTGGGTACATTTGTTTGGGTAATTGTTTCTTTTTGATAGTTTATTGCataatgcaaaataaataaataaatatagttaataattttttttcgtCTAAATActaaaagttaaattatttaaaataaaattaagaaaaaaaataatatagaacatataaacagtaaataatttaatcaaaaaattagttttaaaattttaatcgattgttttttttttttggttaaattttaatCTATTGTTAGTGTGCTTTTGGCAATCGATTAAAATTAAGTACACTAACAATCACACATTATCgcaaattattttttcttttttctttttctctgatAAAAATAACAATGATGTAGAATACAATAATAACTTaacattttttcctctttttttattataaaaaaactatattcTAAAATAGGGTGGAAGAAAAAACAACTTGACATATAAAGTGGAACAAAAAGAGTAAGACAGAGTATATTTCTATTCACTTTTTGTTTATggggaaaaaagtgaaaaaaaaatgctatcaattttaatgtataaattttacaaattgaaatgtcataattcacaaaaaaataaatttaatttaataaaataaagtaatatatattgaataaaaactaaGGTTTTTAGTACGGTTCATTGACCTCACCCCACATGACAAcaatgaataatatatattgcTCATGATGTCCAAACAAAGCGATAATTTTATTACTGTGAGCAAAGTTTgatgttttgggtaaaattagtTTTCAGCATTTATAAATGTCtatttgggtttcttttttggtaatctATTTgctaaatataatatataaaaaaatatagcttttagtaattttaatttatttagaatattaaaataagctaacaaataacatatatatttttaaaaaggtaGTTTCGTTAAATTTATAAGCTAAAAACTTAAAGTTTTTGCCAACTCAACTTTAAATAAGATTAGTTTTATACCATTCTTGTAGCGACCTCCcaaaatttatatcaatttaCGCTTTTTGCTATGACTggcctaaaataaaatttttggttgGGCTCTTTTTATGGATGATGTGTCAGACTTTCAATAACATCTCTTTcttaattctttatttatttatttatttttaattgaataacaTCTCTTTCTTTAACAAGTAGTGGTAATAATTTCCTTTGAATTTGTCTTAGAAATATTCGGTGGGACCTTAACTTGCTGCCTAAGCTTTGAGCCCATCTCATGGCCTCTCATTTTACCtttacaaaaccaaacaaacctaTGTTCAGTGATCTTTTGGCCTTCTTTTTGGTGGTTTGTTATGTTCCCCACTTTCATATATTCTCTTCAAAAGATGTATTAAACAATCAAAACCACTCATTCGATTCTTATCCTTCCTCAAATCATCAATttactaggaaaaaaaataaaaaagaaaaagaaaagaacttagAAAAATATCTCCTataaattttgtcctttatGGCTTTATAATAAAGAATATAATTAGATAATAACTTTATTGAGTATCTAAACTACCTATAAGagtttataatatttcttttgagGTAAACTTAAGACTTTTCCTAAATGGATCTTATTTATCGTTTTCTTAAACTAGTTGAATGAATCCATGatccattttgaaaaaaattcatgcTTTAAAGATTTTCATCTCCTTCTTGGAAAAATATAGGGACAACATTAGTTTCTACAATCAATTTGAGGcaatcttttaataaaataaatactctCTCTGGCCCTATATTGTTAGTTATATTTAGATAATTCAACATTTTAAGAGAACAATAGTCGCATGTCCATGCAATACGTGAGAcaattgagatatatatatgtgtgtgtgtatgtatgtatgtataaagtTTAGTACTTCTTCCAACCACACAATAGggtcatcaacataaagagaGCTTGTTTTGTGTGGCCTTAGTTTGTCATATTAACTATTTTGAGTACTTATATGAAAACATATATGATCATTTTTTGTTAGAGAATGGAGaagaatataaatttatttataaatgaattTCTATCATTAATTGTTGAATAacattgcaaaattttaaattatgattcTGAACTTAATATCAtaaatcttcaaatttctcaCCCCTTTAGGGGGAAAAAACCTCAATTGGactttaaattcaaattctatcaCATTgatacaataaaattaaataattcactcaaaaactaatatattaatattaactaAGGGGGGAGGGGGAAAGAACATAAGGAAAGATAATACCAATGGAccgaaaaataataatattaatttttgttatcttGGATGGACCGAGGTGGACTAAAATGAACCTAAAGGGGTGAAGTGGACCCAAATGGACTGGAGTAGGCAAAAGTGGACCAAATGAACCGAAATAGACCGATGTGGATTGAATTGGACTGAATATATTGAAATGGTCCGAAATGGACCAATATAGACAGaattggaccaaaatggactgaagtaGACTAAATGGGTAGAATTAGTCCACTTCCATCCATTCAGTACTGTTTGAACTATTTTAGAGGATGAATCGTTTGTAAGGAGACTGAAGTGGATAGAAATGGACTGAATGAATTGAAATGCTACGCTTATATTGCttatatcaattaattaatgcattttttaaaacaaaaaagtctaaaatttcaaaaactacCATCTTAaatttaaactcaaataaaaaagagtattgACTTTTTGATAATGTAAATGATAAGTTgagaaaattattaatagtGTGTTCGTtgctttctttaaaaaaaaaaaaaaaaattgggacaTCCCACGATAAAATATAAGAACACCAATATGAGGAGACAATGAATACACGATCATGTTATTTgttactaaaaattatttataccaTTTGGAGTAACTTCTCCATTTTTCTGGAGTTTCCAACCTGCCACATTCAGTGTTACTGGGTCGGGCCTAGCCCAACAACAACGGGCCACTACGGGGCACCAACCTGATGTCCCTACAATTACTGCACCAAAATATGTTCAgattaaaattttcctattaaataattagttttattttattttatatattttttattttatagaattaACTTATTTCCTTATGTATAGCTTTtaaagttttacatttttttttctttttaaacacaATTGTGCTTTTAccaactttcaacaaaaaaaaaactaatccaaATGCATGTAAAATGTTTACCAACCAGGCTTCCCTTCAAAATCTTTTAAGCTAGGCCATATCTCAAAAGACATATTTAACAAACCCTAGAGCAGTTTCAAGAAATGCAGCAGACTTGATCAATGCCTGCTATTCTAACTCCTTCTCAACATTCTTTACACCcaatctattttttaacaaagtttcAAAACCACCTGCCACAAATAGGTCCAAAATCACGCAGGTAATGAAATGGACTTAACACTTATCACACAATGATCATACATTATACTAATATGAATTAAGTCATACTTAAAAGTCAGGATTTTCAAATCCCTTGAACTAGTTGTTTCTGGTTAAACATTTTACATTATAAATCAAATCTGATACATAATTACTGTGTTGGCCTGAAAAGATTGGCAGAGGCTGACCAAAACTGGTTACGGAACTTTGGTCTACCCAAACACGAGCAGCCAGAAGAGGATTTACAATAGGCTGTAGATATAAGTTCCTCAAAGATTTACATTGTTCTAATTGTGCTCTTCATTGTTCTATCTACAGTTGTATGTTAGGGTATGATTATTGGACTGAAAAATACCGAATAAAGGCGAAAAGATAACAATTTGTGGAGCATAATCAGAAAGAGAGTAGTTTTCAAGCCACAGTCCTTTCTCCACTTCCCAGGGGAAGAGAACTGCATTCTTCACCCTGAAACCAATGTTTTCTTCGTTGGTGCCCTGTTTAGGGTCTTCTATAGTTGTCTCATAATACTCCTCTATTTGCTCTGGCCATGTAGGATTCCAAATCTTCTGCTGCAAAGtatgttgttattattttattcgaAATCAAAGGCAGTAAAGAGCATGTCATTGCATACTGATAAATATGATGCTATTAATTGCTAAGGAATCAGCTAAGAACATCATATAATagcctgtgtgtgtgtgtgtttgtgagtTAAAGAGAATTCAGATGTACCAGAGTCTAGATACTTGCCCAAGCTTGGCCAAAACACTAACAATTCTCCTAGTTAACACTGATGTGTAAAATCACAT of Quercus lobata isolate SW786 chromosome 8, ValleyOak3.0 Primary Assembly, whole genome shotgun sequence contains these proteins:
- the LOC115955860 gene encoding protein NTM1-like 9; this translates as MTSSGRLEVPVGYRFHPTDEELVNHYLRFKMQGDKEYEVRAIGEVNICKYEPWDLPGLSMIETEDHEWFFFCAREINRSRANRATKRGYWKSTGRDRNIRVKGTNNVIGTKKTLVFHEGRVPNGRRTSWVIHEYQPATFPPHQKAFVLCRLFKKADVRTNEAPCDDVDVSSYAASDFEGQVPGHTIPENYEFNRVDAGLASVHQHQRQDYDIASSLQLEEYNQQEPPDLDPIITDDFDYDVMKYLSDDTEQEEDQFVNSLFNQQDEYTLEEVRQSNDSRAPDSPITIYYDGGELSSDSDTDTTQAPHQRIHMINSGTASSSNRGQYKEKRNGVVLDDFLGLDSSSVDSAAYIPRVRSTQSQGLRSPTSIGAFDLQYQPSVCHSEVQRAAPREFQQQSSSLKVVSLQKAKDASRLSITTNLPQKERSITESDKEQKLGQGTNANNSPKSKKVRSAGSDRKGSLIFQETSQKGHESTPPLVYVVKILIGIFLFVFFIRNMLLYGNWC